Genomic segment of Oscillospiraceae bacterium:
TGCCCGCGTCAGCTTGGGTTCAGTGGCTCGGGTTGGCGGCAGAATATTATGACCCATGGCATCAATGCCGGTCTGCGCCTGCCCGATTTTGCGCATATCGGCGATATGGACTTTATGACCCGTGCCGATGCCGTATTGCTGGCCTATGCTGCGTTTAATGTCAGCACGGTGCGCACAGTTAGCGGTGTTGTTATGCCCAATAATGTCAACTTTCTGTACAGCGAGATCGGTATGCGGCGCGTCGAAGGCACGGTAGTTGCCAATGATGCCGTACGCCTTGTCGCCGTGCCGCAGCCTGCGGGCAGTACCGTTCTCTTTGCTGTTGACGCAAGCGGCAGTGACATCTTCGAAAACCGTGCCGGACAGTTTATTACCATTGAAAACGCCGCCACCGACGCGTCGTTTATCGGACAGCAAGTCTTCGTCGTCGCACGGTTCAGCGATGCAAACACGGCAACCACCAACGGGCCGCCTGCCCACAACCCGCGCTACCGCGTCACCGCAACATACAGCGTCGCGCTCAACGCCGGCAACACATCGGTCCCCGTTTATATCAATTACAGCCGCACAACATCAAACATGAATGCGACGATACAGCGCGGCCGCCAAGCACCCTTGTATATCGCTAACCAACAAGGGCAATTCCTTACGCCTTTCAATAACATCAGCTATATCCTCGATGAGCAAGGACGCGTATTGCGCGTTCTTGCCGAAGAATGGGTATATGGCCGCGTCACACAATTGAGCGATACACACATCACCGTGCTTGGCGCCAACGACGGCGCGCTGTTAATTGACAACCAACCCCGTGAGCGTGAGACAGACGGCCCCAAAATGCGGTTAGGCGATATAGTTTTTGCGCAAGTTATCGGCACAATAGGGGGTACCCGCCGAAATACCATGCAACTATCAGTCCCTTTTTTGGGTAATGTCAGGCAGTCCGACCCGCAAAGCGGGCGTCTGCTCATCGACAGTACTTGGCATAATTTATCGATTAACCCACAACGCTCTGCAGCCCACACCCTACAAGCCTTTTTGGACCTGACCGGCTCATGGCGCTTCACACTTGACAAAGCTGGCAACATCATCGATTGGACACCTGAAAACCCCGCAAACGCCCAACGTGTAGGGCTCATCACTGCAACCATGACAGTCCAAGAACGTGACGGACCAGTGTGCTACGCCATCATACAATCAAGTGACAACGTGCTACGTAGCTTGCCCGTCGCCTCCATCAACGGTGTACGGCCCACCGATGCGCACTTTGCCGCGCAGTTTAACCAACTGACGGAAAATATGCTGATAGCCTATACTATGTCCAACAACCAATGGACGCTGATAGCCTATAGTTCGCGTCTGAGCGGCTTTGATATCCATCACGCTAGTGCACGGATTGATTTTGACGTCGCCGTAAGCAGCCGCATCACCGTAGCTGGTAATGAGTATACTGTCAATCCGCAAACGCGCTTCTTCGTGCGCCGCAACGGCGTATGGGAGACTTTTACCGGCGCGCCGAGTTTCAACGTCAGTGGCATCGGTGAAGTACACAGTGAGAGCCGCGCGACATATGGTTATGCGCGGATTGTGGTCATTCCCTAACGAAAAATCAACTGCACCAATAGCAGCATTGCAAACCCTGGCACGCCTAGCACAGCAATGACACCAACATTGACAGCGTTGACGCCGACTGTCATATGAAACGGCTGTCCCGCAATATTAAAAGCAATCAGCAGCACAAAGCCTGCGGTAACATTAACTAAAATCTTAATAACTGGCTTAAACGGCATATTAAACAGACGGATCGCGGCGGCGAAAAACAGCAAAGCCAGTGCGCCATAAAGAATATATTGGGACATCATAGAGACCTCCATATGTGGGCAAACATTGAACAGTCGTGCAAAGGGAATAAAGTGCAGAAAGACGGAAATACGACACACTGTGCCACGACGTGGATTTTCGTCATTTGGGTTTATTTCAATTGTTCGTGCGTCGTCGTGAAATGTAGCATTTGGAATATATGCAGCCTTAGGACGTGCCATGACAGAAAATTTTGGCAGGCGTAAAATTAGCAAATGCGGCTATACTAGCACCGGACACGAAAAGTGCTTTTTAGGCCGGTGTTTAGAAGCACCTTGCTTCTGATGAAAGGCTAAAAGCGTGCAACGGCAATCGCTTGAATGAAGTGACAAAAGTTCGG
This window contains:
- a CDS encoding S-layer homology domain-containing protein, with the protein product MKNAKRRLALLTAAILAFTLLANFGAQAFDDIADNSPNQQRAIHSLRQIGIVHGVDTGSTRFAPNDPICRSAFVKLLYTASNNGIHDNAVNYRSRPNPFADVNTTNWAYGYLVWALENGIISGTGHAPDGRVIFHPRGQIRLVEAMKGLLGLIGYCPRQLGFSGSGWRQNIMTHGINAGLRLPDFAHIGDMDFMTRADAVLLAYAAFNVSTVRTVSGVVMPNNVNFLYSEIGMRRVEGTVVANDAVRLVAVPQPAGSTVLFAVDASGSDIFENRAGQFITIENAATDASFIGQQVFVVARFSDANTATTNGPPAHNPRYRVTATYSVALNAGNTSVPVYINYSRTTSNMNATIQRGRQAPLYIANQQGQFLTPFNNISYILDEQGRVLRVLAEEWVYGRVTQLSDTHITVLGANDGALLIDNQPRERETDGPKMRLGDIVFAQVIGTIGGTRRNTMQLSVPFLGNVRQSDPQSGRLLIDSTWHNLSINPQRSAAHTLQAFLDLTGSWRFTLDKAGNIIDWTPENPANAQRVGLITATMTVQERDGPVCYAIIQSSDNVLRSLPVASINGVRPTDAHFAAQFNQLTENMLIAYTMSNNQWTLIAYSSRLSGFDIHHASARIDFDVAVSSRITVAGNEYTVNPQTRFFVRRNGVWETFTGAPSFNVSGIGEVHSESRATYGYARIVVIP
- a CDS encoding pro-sigmaK processing inhibitor BofA family protein — protein: MMSQYILYGALALLFFAAAIRLFNMPFKPVIKILVNVTAGFVLLIAFNIAGQPFHMTVGVNAVNVGVIAVLGVPGFAMLLLVQLIFR